A genomic region of Chelmon rostratus isolate fCheRos1 chromosome 8, fCheRos1.pri, whole genome shotgun sequence contains the following coding sequences:
- the tp53inp1 gene encoding LOW QUALITY PROTEIN: tumor protein p53-inducible nuclear protein 1 (The sequence of the model RefSeq protein was modified relative to this genomic sequence to represent the inferred CDS: inserted 1 base in 1 codon), giving the protein MTKVCGTPPRRRPEPRAXPEPLPQPRAPAGRPGMFQRFASALFGDDVEELSRCSRPGDSKEEEEEDEDWILVNYLAETCSGQCGDGRSGSAVGPEEEEEEEEDLVMIPSPMASPPIRYASCTSLNSTADTDPDGGAEEDDEDNEDEEESGFLRLDVGSLEESWFVTPPPCFTGRGSQPVLLETSPLENLLIEHPSMSVYAHHSPPRLTLDQLPRSLDLELGLLPGNMASAPAASGGKEKGRRALDGPRHRPEVAVVQRRSSLHSACYAAALSARSGLLQQRSGNVAQRTQPLSRNALRRLNLLRPPKASTMHLHQPSQRHLNF; this is encoded by the exons ATGACCAAAGTGTGCGGCACGCCTCCCCGCCGTCGCCCCGAGCCACGCG ACCCTGAGCCCCTCCCGCAGCCTCGCGCCCCCGCAGGACGTCCAGGGATGTTCCAGAGGTTCGCCAGCGCTCTGTTTGGGGACGATGTGGAGGAGCTGAGTCGATGCAGCAGACCCGGAGacagcaaagaggaagaggaggaggacgaagacTGGATCCTGGTCAACTACCTGG ctgaaACCTGCTCCGGTCAGTGTGGCGACGGCCGCTCTGGATCCGCTGTCGgtcctgaggaggaggaagaggaggaggaagacctgGTGATGATCCCCTCCCCCATGGCCAGCCCCCCAATCCGCTACGCCTCCTGCACCTCCCTCAACTCCACAGCTGACACCGACCCGGACGGCGGGGCGGAGGAGGATGACGAGGACAACGAGGACGAAGAGGAGAGTGGGTTCCTCCGTCTTGACGTCGGCTCTCTGGAGGAGAGCTGGTTCGTCACCCCCCCGCCCTGCTTCACCGGCCGTGGCAGCCAGCCCGTCCTCCTGGAGACCAGCCCTCTGGAGAACCTGCTGATCGAGCACCCCAGCATGTCCGTCTACGCCCACCACAGCCCCCCCAGACTGACCCTCGACCAGCTGCCCCGCTCCCTCGACCTGGAACTGGGCTTGTTGCCTGGAAATATGGCCTCCGCCCCGGCAGCCTCAGGTGGGAAGGAGAAGGGCAGACGTGCTCTGGATGGCCCCCGCCACAG gccGGAGGTGGCCGTCGTCCAGCGTCGCTCCAGCCTCCACTCCGCCTGCTACGCCGCGGCGCTCTCCGCCCGCAGCGGCCTCCTGCAGCAGCGGTCGGGTAACGTCGCCCAACGCACCCAACCGCTGTCCCGCAACGCCCTGCGACGCCTCAACCTGCTGCGCCCCCCGAAGGCCAGCACCATGCACCTGCACCAGCCCAGCCAGAGACACCTCAACTTCTGA